The following proteins are co-located in the Microcystis wesenbergii NRERC-220 genome:
- a CDS encoding Rpn family recombination-promoting nuclease/putative transposase: MKRDSIFYRLFQQSPSLLFDLLENPPDNATEYRFDSVAVKEPKFEIDGVFLPPDNDSSGVIYFCEVQFQKDERLYERVFGESFLYFYRQRERFTDWQIVVIYPTRSLEQSNTHPYRALLNCNQVHRIYLKELGEIQQLPLGVALMVLTTVEETQAPEKARYLLARTQEQIADTEASRAIIEMIATIMVYKFTNLSRQEVDAMLGLQLADTRVYREAKEEGRLEGRLEGRLEGRLEGRLEGESALILRLLQRRFGAVDEVLAARIQALEIEQLESLAEALLDFTTLNDLVLWLNRPSQPLN, from the coding sequence ATGAAACGAGACTCGATATTTTACCGGCTTTTTCAACAATCCCCCTCCCTTCTCTTCGATTTACTGGAAAACCCGCCAGATAATGCCACCGAATACCGCTTTGACTCCGTAGCTGTTAAGGAACCCAAATTTGAGATCGATGGCGTATTCCTGCCACCCGATAATGATAGTAGCGGGGTGATCTATTTTTGCGAAGTGCAATTTCAAAAAGACGAACGACTCTATGAAAGGGTATTTGGCGAATCATTTTTGTATTTTTATCGTCAGCGAGAACGATTTACCGATTGGCAAATTGTTGTCATCTATCCCACCCGTAGCCTAGAACAAAGTAACACCCATCCCTACCGGGCGCTGCTCAATTGTAATCAGGTGCATCGAATTTATCTGAAAGAATTAGGGGAAATTCAGCAGTTACCCCTAGGAGTTGCCTTGATGGTACTCACTACTGTGGAAGAAACCCAAGCACCAGAAAAAGCCCGCTATTTACTGGCACGAACCCAAGAGCAAATTGCAGATACAGAAGCCAGTCGCGCCATAATAGAAATGATTGCCACAATTATGGTGTATAAATTTACTAACTTGAGTCGGCAGGAGGTTGACGCGATGCTAGGACTACAATTGGCAGATACAAGGGTATATCGTGAAGCCAAGGAAGAAGGACGACTGGAAGGACGACTGGAAGGACGACTGGAAGGACGACTGGAAGGACGACTGGAAGGGGAATCTGCCCTGATTTTACGTCTGTTGCAACGTCGCTTTGGTGCAGTGGATGAGGTATTGGCTGCCCGAATTCAGGCTTTAGAAATCGAGCAATTAGAGTCCCTGGCTGAGGCTTTGTTGGATTTTACAACCTTAAACGACCTAGTGCTTTGGCTAAATCGCCCCTCGCAACCGCTTAACTAA
- a CDS encoding PEP-CTERM sorting domain-containing protein (PEP-CTERM proteins occur, often in large numbers, in the proteomes of bacteria that also encode an exosortase, a predicted intramembrane cysteine proteinase. The presence of a PEP-CTERM domain at a protein's C-terminus predicts cleavage within the sorting domain, followed by covalent anchoring to some some component of the (usually Gram-negative) cell surface. Many PEP-CTERM proteins exhibit an unusual sequence composition that includes large numbers of potential glycosylation sites. Expression of one such protein has been shown restore the ability of a bacterium to form floc, a type of biofilm.) yields the protein MKLQLGILSGVALATLATASAAQAASVTVNNFSFETPSNPNFSPVITGWTVSSGNAGVQPFNATQFPSGVPDGSQAALIAFNGGSIRQDVAATYQAGTRYTLNLFAGIRLDEPGNLTLPNSTISLRRSDNNTVLSSFTFNQSSFSSRGVFLSFNTSYLAGIADQGAGIRISIDRPNNGGTQLVFDNVTLNATPVPEPTSVLGFITLGGLMLGGAVGKARK from the coding sequence ATGAAATTACAACTCGGCATTCTATCCGGGGTTGCCCTGGCTACTCTGGCAACGGCTAGTGCGGCACAAGCTGCAAGCGTGACTGTCAATAATTTTTCCTTCGAGACACCATCAAACCCTAATTTTTCACCAGTTATTACCGGTTGGACTGTGAGTAGTGGCAACGCGGGGGTTCAGCCATTCAATGCGACTCAATTTCCAAGCGGAGTACCCGACGGTTCGCAGGCGGCTCTTATTGCTTTCAATGGTGGATCGATCCGTCAAGATGTAGCCGCCACTTATCAAGCCGGAACTCGATACACGCTCAATTTATTCGCGGGTATTCGTCTAGATGAACCGGGCAACTTGACCTTGCCGAACAGTACAATTTCGCTTCGCCGGAGTGATAATAATACGGTTTTGTCGAGTTTTACATTTAATCAGAGTTCCTTTTCGTCAAGAGGAGTATTCTTATCGTTCAACACTTCTTATCTGGCGGGGATTGCCGATCAGGGTGCGGGAATTCGCATCTCTATTGACCGTCCGAATAATGGGGGGACACAATTAGTTTTCGATAACGTTACACTTAATGCGACTCCTGTCCCCGAACCCACGAGTGTTCTTGGTTTTATCACCCTGGGCGGTTTAATGCTAGGGGGTGCTGTGGGCAAAGCGAGAAAATAA